Within the Gavia stellata isolate bGavSte3 unplaced genomic scaffold, bGavSte3.hap2 HAP2_SCAFFOLD_494, whole genome shotgun sequence genome, the region cctgggagcagcagggcccTTCCTGTCAATGGGGCTGCAAACAAGCTCACGCGAGTGCCCCAGGCCAGTGTCCCTGGCCTGCAAGCAAACCCTCCGGCACTTGGGACTCATCTTGTGCTGGTACCCATGCGCTCCTGTCCCAGGAATCCTTGGGCCTCCCACCCCAGCGCTGAAAAGGAGCCTTCAAGGGGGAGTGGGTATGGCCaaacaaggaaatgaaaaggcagccGTGTAGgaaaccaaaacacagcccGTATCATTAGCTGggatgttttgcatttcagatgaGCTTCTCAGAAAATTGTTGCTTCCACAGAGGCTTCCTCTGGACCTGGGGCAGTGCAGGACCAGTATAAAAGCCACCCCAGCTCTTCACCCTCTCATCCGCTTCactctccttcttctccttcgGAAGCAAGTGAGTTGGAAGCTCCGTCCTATACCGGGTCTTGGggctgcctgtcctgggaggggaagCGGGGAGAAGGTGTGGCGTGGAGAGGGACTGGGTCTGGGCTGAGGGGGACTCTTGGGCTCTTATCTAGGAAAGAGCTTTCCTAGGCCTGTCTCTCTTTGCGCGGTGCCCGGGGGGACAGGCGAAGAGGCGCGTGGGCCTCTCTGCATagcctccagctccccacccAGCACGTGCCTTGGCTCCCTCATGGTGGGCGgacaggctgctcctcacgCGGCCCCATGCTCCTCCCCGCCCTCTCTCGCAGGCGCACCTCCAGCCCCGCAACATGTCCTGCAACAaccagtgccagccctgcctgccgtGTCAGCCCTGCTGCCCGACCccgctggccaacagctgcaacgagccctgtgtcaggcagtgccagaactccacCGTCGTCATCGAGCCCTCCCCTGTGGTAGTGACCCTGCccggacccatcctcagctccttcccacagaacaccgttgtgggatcctccacct harbors:
- the LOC132321569 gene encoding feather keratin Cos1-1/Cos1-3/Cos2-1-like → MSCNNQCQPCLPCQPCCPTPLANSCNEPCVRQCQNSTVVIEPSPVVVTLPGPILSSFPQNTVVGSSTSAAVGSILSCQGVPINSGCCDLSCFGSRYCARPCLPC